A portion of the Lolium rigidum isolate FL_2022 chromosome 1, APGP_CSIRO_Lrig_0.1, whole genome shotgun sequence genome contains these proteins:
- the LOC124692153 gene encoding LOW QUALITY PROTEIN: ENHANCER OF AG-4 protein 2-like (The sequence of the model RefSeq protein was modified relative to this genomic sequence to represent the inferred CDS: inserted 1 base in 1 codon) gives MAPAAKRGAKGTKWTRDPQLGDLVLARVKGYPFWPAKVSRPEDWNQVPALRKFFVLFYGTKEIGFVALQDLMPFTEEVKNDWVNQAREKRLPKRYAKGLEEALVEICNAYDELPNSSETAKSSETGNGLLPDQTLDLIEKPTEHLVKPPDDGGPQKLEQMEGDSSMKNLNSLGHISGTEEDVKDGGHDRKDPFPTASKRKISVEKDSGHPKRKKPVASKSATDLHFEQEHSSIFPCSERETEDQKIGKENHPAEDLILDPTVQIVCALAVPKKCKTEKQLKDADRKENKHVDVTGISTGTAPEALPVSVTNNGADKESTGFKKLKTMMKPSATDKSERKDHNSKVILDKPNKQLTGKSPAVFSPNKKSMPASGQRKPEGSADMRPAKRPKLTDRANETVKSGAHSEPKLPVDNKKDISVKDEKSTSAGTGNSTFPEIVTTGDKTRKSGVILSPLPRLHSEGLEQPPGSATKLSVFDSAKKGSSIKENGSRVGRPLEKPRRRACRFEDDEEEEQRTPPHKTVAKPTSKHVAPTEKIHQTGIRGIPSSQVGNISAKKSGVAREEKPRSVGRSPVKHEPIYSPSQNKVLARQGRKSTTTSINTSAELGNKINLADRKSSGQSRMPAPSELKKPQGSSSKVLYNQTPGNSHSQSHAALEKNLLLSKSENAKAKAKPSTQLPIAVESRLSANFSGERNVKLDHSKEDRSNFVDKADVAEPSADSVKSMKNLIAAAQARRNLLASGQGNSDGSFADNAVLASTPYGLPGLSPSPGFHIRSASKIAISEGDIMQFQDSIAEPSEQVDLKKPAETHREHEKSPKPKQSSGSLSGGTDAAIARDALEGMIETLSRTKDSIGRATRHAIECSKHGIADEIVELLIRKMESEPNFHRRVDLLFLLDSITQCSHSHKGVAGASYVPSIQAALPRILSAAAPPVAGARENRRQCLKVLKLWLQRKIMPEEVLRRYMNDFEGPNDNTSTGLLLRRPSRAERSVDDPIREMEDMLVDEYGSNTTFVFEIDEDFPRINGLSTVISLQVERGEVQEGVEIIAPNSVEEHTTVLESVTDDTVMEDAIDLPRNMQLIDGSVLIEHDSRQEASSEEALNNQYELPPLPAGPPPLPLDSPPXPPLPEGPPPLPLDSPPLPPPLPPSPPPATPPPPPPPLSPSSPPPLPPLPSGPPPQPAPPPPHPSIPPPVLSSPSSLGYQPAVPEYFRPPSGNQPTENSSIQGIGNLPNFMPAGPANAQAPVNFVQSLPPDYGTNNIFMAQQASNGNYQFQPGVSFHQGAFSAFPSAQTPPVHPHTHHTLMNPMGQQSAPPLCNSYVVQSFPNSQSQYTSEEQWRMTSGNFSPDDQHTWLPGGRSLSCSDGSFMQDGYSRSNIERSSMNPMSHQHPAQAVLNHLPSGAAHPGHIPQMLPAKPDIHARNRWRPSR, from the exons GGCACCAAATGGACCAGAGACCCGCAGCTCGGAGACCTGGTCCTCGCCAGGGTCAAGGGCTACCCTTTCTGGCCAGCCAAG GTGAGCAGGCCGGAAGACTGGAATCAGGTGCCGGCTCTGCGCAAGTTCTTTGTCCTCTTCTATGGCACCAAGGAGAT TGGTTTTGTAGCTTTGCAAGATCTCATGCCATTTACAGAAGAGGTGAAGAATGACTGGGTAAATCAAGCTCGAGAGAAACGCTTACCGAAAAGATATGCGAAAGGTCTTGAGGAAGCCTTGGTGGAGATATGCAATGCCTATGATGAGCTACCAAATTCATCTGAAACTGCAAAATCATCTGAAACTGGAAATGGTTTGTTGCCTGATCAAACTCTTGATCTGATTGAAAAACCTACAGAGCACCTTGTAAAGCCACCTGATGATGGTGGGCCTCAAAAGCTGGAGCAAATGGAAGGTGATAGTTCTATGAAAAACTTGAATTCATTAGGGCACATTTCAGGAACTGAAGAGGATGTGAAAGATGGTGGCCATGACAGAAAGGATCCTTTTCCAACAGCTTCTAAAAGGAAAATATCTGTAGAAAAGGATTCTGGCCATCCCAAGAGAAAGAAACCTGTTGCATCAAAGTCAGCTACCGACCTGCACTTTGAACAAGAGCATTCATCAATCTTTCCATGCTCTGAAAGAGAGACTGAAGACCAGAAAATTGGCAAAGAGAACCATCCGGCCGAAGATTTAATTTTGGACCCTACTGTACAGATAGTCTGCGCTCTTGCAGTGCCAAAGAAATGTAAAACCGAGAAGCAGTTGAAGGATGCTGACAGGAAGGAAAACAAGCATGTCGATGTCACTGGTATTTCTACGGGTACTGCTCCTGAGGCTTTACCTGTTAGTGTAACAAACAATGGTGCTGACAAAGAGAGCACAGGATTTAAAAAGTTGAAGACAATGATGAAACCATCAGCTACGGACAAATCAGAGAGAAAGGATCATAATAGCAAAGTAATACTTGACAAGCCTAACAAACAGTTGACTGGAAAGTCACCTGCTGTATTTTCTCCCAATAAGAAATCTATGCCTGCTAGTGGGCAGCGCAAGCCGGAGGGTAGCGCTGATATGCGTCCGGCAAAGAGGCCAAAACTAACTGACAGGGCCAATGAAACAGTTAAGTCAGGGGCACACAGCGAGCCAAAGTTACCTGTTGATAATAAAAAGGATATTTCTGTGAAAGATGAGAAATCAACTTCCGCAGGAACTGGAAACAGCACATTTCCTGAGATTGTGACCACCGGTGATAAGACAAGGAAATCAGGTGTAATTTTATCACCCTTACCAAGGCTGCATTCAGAGGGATTGGAACAGCCACCCGGTTCTGCAACCAAGTTAAGTGTTTTTGATAGTGCTAAGAAAGGCTCCAGCATAAAGGAGAATGGCTCACGTGTTGGTAGGCCATTGGAAAAGCCCAGGAGAAGAGCGTGTCGTTTtgaggatgacgaggaggaagaacaaCGGACACCACCGCATAAAACTGTGGCCAAACCAACCTCCAAACATGTAGCCCCAACAGAGAAGATCCATCAGACAGGTATTCGGGGAATTCCTTCCTCACAAGTTGGGAATATTTCTGCAAAAAAATCTGGTGTGGCAAGAGAAGAGAAACCTAGAAGTGTTGGAAGGTCACCTGTGAAGCATGAGCCAATTTATTCGCCAAGTCAAAATAAAGTGCTTGCTAGACAAGGAAGAAAATCAACCACCACCTCAATCAATACTTCTGCTGAATTGGGTAACAAGATTAACCTGGCAGATCGCAAGTCCTCTGGACAATCAAGAATGCCAGCACCATCTGAACTGAAGAAACCACAaggtagttcttctaaagtattgTATAATCAGACACCTGGGAATTCCCATTCTCAAAGCCATGCTGCCTTAGAGAAGAATTTGCTTCTGTCTAAATCAGAGAATGCCAAGGCTAAAGCTAAGCCTAGCACACAGTTGCCTATAGCTGTGGAGAGTAGATTAAGTGCCAATTTTTCAGGTGAACGAAATGTGAAGCTGGATCACTCGAAAGAGGACAG ATCAAATTTTGTTGATAAAGCTGATGTTGCCGAGCCTAGTGCTGACTCTGTCAAGTCAATGAAGAATCTTATTGCAGCTGCTCAGGCAAGGAGAAACCTCCTTGCGTCTGGTCAAGGGAATTCTGATGGATCTTTTGCGGACAATGCTGTTCTTGCCTCCACACCATATGGCTTGCCTGGACTAAGTCCTAGTCCTGGCTTTCACATTCGATCTGCGTCTAAAATTGCTATTTCAGAGGGTGACATTATGCAATTTCAAGACTCCATCGCTGAACCTAGTGAACAAGTTGACCTGAAAAAGCCTGCAGAAACTCACCGTGAACATGAAAAGAGTCCAAAACCTAAGCAATCCAGTGGTTCACTGAGTGGTGGTACCGATGCAGCAATTGCACGTGATGCCCTGGAGGGAATGATAGAGACACTATCGAGGACAAAAGATAGTATAGGTCGTGCTACGCGTCATGCAATTGAGTGCTCGAAACATGGCATTGCGGATGAG ATTGTTGAGCTTCTCATAAGGAAAATGGAGAGTGAGCCTAATTTTCACCGCAGAGTTGATCTCCTTTTCCTTTTAGACTCCATAACACAGTGTTCTCACTCTCATAAAG GCGTTGCTGGGGCTTCATATGTTCCCAGTATCCAAGCTGCATTACCTCGTATTTTGAGCGCTGCTGCTCCACCTGTAGCTGGTGCTCGTGAAAACCGACGCCAGTGCCTCAAA GTTTTAAAATTGTGGCTACAGAGAAAGATTATGCCAGAAGAAGTACTGCGAAGATACATGAATGACTTTGAGGGGCCAAATGATAATACAAGCACAGGTTTGCTGCTCAGGCGACCATCCCGAGCTGAACGTTCTGTAGATGATCCTATTAGGGAAATGGAAGACATGCTTGTCGATGAATATGGAAG CAATACAACCTTTGTCTTTGAAATTGATGAAGATTTCCCTCGAATTAATGGGTTGTCAACAGTTATCTCACTGCAAGTTGAAAGGGGTGAAGTACAAGAAGGCGTAGAAATTATTGCTCCAAATTCTGTGGAGGAACACACCACGGTGCTAGAGAGTGTAACTGATGACACTGTCATGGAAGATGCTATAGATTTACCAAGGAACATGCAACTGATAGATGGATCTGTCCTCATTGAGCATGATTCAAGACAGGAAGCAAGTTCAGAGGAGGCATTGAATAATCAGTATGAGCTTCCCCCTCTACCTGCGGGTCCTCCACCACTTCCACTGGATTCACCAC CCCCACCTTTACCTGAGGGCCCTCCACCTCTCCCATTGGATTCACCACCTCTCCCACCTCCTTTGCCTCCTTCGCCACCACCTGctacaccaccgccgccacctccaccacttTCACCATCTTCGCCACCTCCTCTGCCACCCCTGCCATCTGGACCACCTCCACAGCCTGCTCCACCACCTCCTCATCCTTCTATCCCGCCACCTGTTctgtcatctccatcatcattggGTTATCAGCCTGCTGTGCCAGAATATTTCAGGCCTCCCAGT GGTAACCAACCAACAGAAAATTCATCAATCCAAGGTATTGGAAATCTGCCAAACTTCATGCCTGCTGGACCAGCTAATGCGCAAGCTCCAGTTAATTTTGTCcagtcgttgccaccagattatgGAACCAATAATATCTTCATGGCACAGCAAGCTTCTAATGGTAATTACCAGTTTCAGCCTGGTGTATCTTTTCATCAAGGGGCTTTCAGTGCTTTTCCATCGGCACAAACACCACCAGTTCATCCCCACACTCATCACACACTCATGAACCCCATGGGCCAACAATCTGCACCACCTCTGTGCAATTCTTATGTTGTACAGTCCTTTCCAAATAGTCAAAGCCAATATACATCTGAAGAACAGTGGCGAATGACATCTGGTAACTTCAGTCCAGATGATCAGCATACTTGGTTACCAGGTGGCAGATCATTATCTTGCTCAGATGGGTCATTCATGCAGGATG GATATTCGAGGTCCAACATTGAGAGATCTTCAATGAATCCAATGAGCCATCAACATCCTGCACAGGCTGTACTCAACCATTTGCCATCTGGAGCAGCACATCCAG GTCACATTCCTCAGATGCTGCCAGCCAAGCCTGATATTCATGCACGTAATCGCTGGAGGCCTTCTAGATAA
- the LOC124692144 gene encoding uncharacterized protein LOC124692144, giving the protein MVTVHGIANGTSDGAANRKINRLFTPSERKNPTNFLFERHVARLEARQQQQQLMQQRRCIITTFMPDCLYHFSEHASPLIILHLSVPEESRSYSANQSRLLVERSTASNSMSDSGFSENTSTKTKTDARHTTRRKSKKKNKKRRQHFRKPTDGSEITFAESNSCTQSVDMIDSCEGSTLSPKHVGDILFEETFSPSSSVKEASEKAPDSENDNEYNGFSVASVSSASYCDETELSRPTTSCLELFGQCNRYLDNIPNLELMDSSQEPRHASRSGPCSGSTKTLLSSRNERGHNQCETAEVCSSSDGVDDSWLENSNCSSDFSSENGVGVCNGTQAAHLCSDGSRGSDFCLVISRKRARKEKKMSMWKSFNGEHAPAVMHRPNEKYTGSSSRQMLKELNTKEYSHRHHHVDSIQPQHGVVLKRSIKNFIHKRSNGIPFKHSETGTSHNHFTSPKENINSKSNAGSGTSHNHFTGAKQNSNCKSNVDFDKEQNIDLSRRLSNGVHCRESTCEMKSNSASEPTTLESAKGNCTSESSQLTDHVVGDFPMLKRGLQGSLRGNYAIGTGSGLQSPDSKSIETDSLVRCDVIPFVEGNHSLEKFSSSEMHLIQMTKVVNDACEVQVAADAHLSAGYPTTDLEIFLHSATPVIGHVPRVKMSNSSQDQSVRHSICQQYISNMYLRNIWEWYEEPGCYGLEVRDLSDCSSIAPHRTNSEFCAYFVPYLSAIQLFGWSAKNMDNGFGVEERNMLGVSSTTSLMSSQPVPAKLHKPFEQSNTFFSETSFSAHDHGELIFEYFETEQPSCRPPLFEKIKDLSSLNLSGDSEKLQNVKLCDLHPASWYCVAWYPVYRVPHGNFRASFLTYHSLGKLVQEMPSPDMSGGQHTRIVCPVAGLQGYNDKGEQWFELRCPDSSKPHCAEVVKERLRTLKQGALEMARAVIPRGSEKSSVNHHPDFEFFLSRST; this is encoded by the exons ATGGTAACTGTACATGGAATTGCCAATGGTACTAGTGATGGCGCTGCCAACAGGAAGATCAATCGCCTGTTTACCCCATCAGAGAGGAAGAACCCAACCAATTTCCTGTTT GAGCGTCATGTAGCTCGTCTTGAAgcaaggcagcagcagcagcagctgatgCAACAGAG GCGGTGCATCATCACGACGTTCATGCCCGATTGTCTCTACCACTTCTCTGAACATGCATCTCCACTTATTATCTTGCATTTAAGTGTCCCAGAAGAATCTAGAAGTTATTCAGCTAATCAATCAAGGCTGCTGGTAGAGAGATCCACAGCATCCAATAGTATGTCTGATTCAGGTTTCTCAGAAAATACCTCTACCAAGACAAAGACGGATGCAAGGCATACTACAAGAAGGAAgagcaaaaagaaaaacaagaagcgcAGGCAACATTTCAGAAAGCCAACAGATGGATCTGAAATTACGTTCGCAGAGAGCAACAGCTGTACCCAATCAGTTGATATGATTGATTCTTGTGAAGGTTCGACACTTTCACCTAAGCATGTTGGTGATATACTATTTGAGGAAACCTTTTCTCCCAGTTCTTCCGTGAAAGAAGCCTCTGAAAAGGCCCCTGACAGTGAAAATGATAATGAGTACAATGGCTTTTCAGTTGCTTCAGTTTCAAGCGCGTCGTACTGTGATGAGACAGAACTGTCTAGACCAACTACATCATGCTTGGAATTGTTTGGACAATGTAACAGGTACTTGGATAACATTCCAAATTTGGAACTGATGGATTCATCTCAAGAGCCTCGTCATGCCAGCAGAAGTGGGCCCTGTAGTGGTAGCACCAAGACACTGTTAAGTTCTAGAAATGAACGTGGACACAATCAATGTGAAACGGCAGAAGTTTGCAGCTCTAGTGACGGAGTTGATGACAGTTGGCTAGAGAATTCCAACTGCAGTAGTGACTTTTCTTCTGAAAATGGTGTTGGTGTGTGCAATGGAACCCAGGCAGCCCATTTGTGCAGCGATGGTAGCAGAGGCAGTGATTTCTGTCTAGTAATTTCGAGAAAGAGAGCtagaaaagagaagaaaatgtcaaTGTGGAAGAGctttaatggagagcatgcacctGCTGTTATGCATCGTCCAAATGAAAAGTATACCGGTAGCTCTTCTAGGCAGATGCTTAAGGAACTAAACACTAAGGAGTActcacatagacatcatcatgttGATAGCATTCAGCCTCAGCATGGAGTTGTGTTGAAACGCTCCATCAAGAATTTCATCCATAAGAGGAGTAATGGAATTCCATTTAAGCACTCTGAAACAGGAACAAGCCACAATCATTTTACAAGTCCAAAGGAAAACATCAATAGCAAATCAAATGCTGGATCAGGAACAAGTCACAATCATTTTACAGGTGCAAAGCAAAACAGCAATTGCAAATCAAATGTTGATTTTGACAAAGAGCAGAACATTGATTTAAGCAGAAGGCTATCCAACGGTGTGCACTGCAGAGAATCAACTTGTGAGATGAAATCAAATTCAGCTTCTGAACCTACAACTCTTGAGTCTGCAAAGGGAAATTGTACTTCAGAATCTAGTCAATTAACAGATCATGTTGTAGGAGATTTTCCCATGCTGAAAAGAGGATTACAAGGTTCACTCCGAGGCAATTATGCTATCGGGACAGGTTCTGGACTACAATCACCTG ATTCCAAGTCCATTGAAACCGACTCATTGGTCCGATGTGATGTAATTCCTTTTGTTGAAGGGAATCACAGTCTTGAAAAGTTTAGCAGTTCTGAAATGCATCTAATTCAGATGACCAAGGTTGTTAATGATGCCTGTGAGGTGCAAGTTGCTGCAGATGCCCACCTGTCTGCTGGTTATCCAACTACCGATCTTGAGATATTTCTGCATTCTGCAACTCCAGTCATTGGGCATGTTCCTCGTGTGAAAATGAGCAACTCTTCACAGGATCAGTCAGTTAGGCACTCAATTTGTCAACAATACATTTCGAATATGTACTTGAGGAATATATGGGAGTGGTATGAAGAGCCAGGGTGCTATGGGTTGGAAGTAAGAGATCTCAGTGATTGCAGTTCTATAGCACCACACCGCACCAATTCAGAGTTCTGTGCATATTTTGTTCCTTATCTATCTGCCATCCAGCTGTTTGGGTGGTCTGCAAAGAATATGGATAATGGTTTTGGTGTCGAAGAGCGAAATATGTTGGGGGTATCAAGTACCACAAGCCTTATGAGTTCTCAACCTGTGCCTGCGAAGTTGCATAAACCATTTGAGCAAAGTAACACATTCTTTTCAGAAACATCTTTCTCCGCACATGATCATGGTGAACTCATTTTTGAATACTTCGAAACAGAGCAGCCTTCTTGTCGACCTccattgtttgaaaa AATCAAGGACCTTAGCAGCCTAAATCTCTCTGGTGATTCTGAAAAGCTGCAAAATGTGAAACTGTGTGATCTGCATCCAGCTTCTTG GTACTGTGTTGCCTGGTATCCTGTTTATCGTGTACCTCATGGGAACTTCCGCGCGTCTTTCTTGACCTACCATTCACTGGGTAAATTGGTTCAAGAAATGCCCTCCCCAGATATGAGTGGTGGTCAGCACACCCGTATAGTTTGCCCAGTTGCTGGTCTGCAGGGTTACAATGACAAG GGAGAGCAGTGGTTTGAGCTGAGATGTCCAGATTCATCAAAGCCCCATTGCGCTGAAGTTGTGAAAGAGAGGCTGAGGACACTGAAGCAAGGTGCATTGGAGATGGCAAGGGCTGTCATTCCTAGGGGATCTGAGAAGTCGTCTGTGAACCACCATCCAGACTTCGAGTTCTTCTTGTCTCGGTCTACCTAG